aggTGGGCTGTGATTCAAGCCGGCTCAAATTTCAACAAAACTTgactcagagatggaacctaaaAAGAAACGTAGTGTTCCCAAAATTTCTTGACCGAAAACCAAACGGTGACctgccaggggtcatcaaagttaaagacaaaaatatgcaaaaactgatatttcattaaattcccatctttaaGTGATGTAACATTCAGTGTCATCAAGTCCCCCAAGCCAGTTTAACTGTCAAATGATTTATGGAGGCAAACTCTTTCTTATATACATATTAGGTTTGGGGATCGATGGCGCTGAATATAGGGGGCGCTCAAAGTCTGATCATTTGCAAAATTGGTTGTATTTAAAGGACCATAGCCCTGTgtgccatcaagaccccaaccagatttcaatgttatgAACAAATACAGGGCCCTACTCTATcaatgcaactgaaaaaacattggggtcttgatggcgctgGCCACCAGTGGGCGACTTGCCAAATTTTGAGGTAGTTTAGTGCCACCCAGTGGCCCACACCATCAGCCTTTTTTAACTaaatttgcaggagtggataaGCTCATGtctctactttatataacagtttgcagaatttgcGGACTATACTGGTTTGAAACTGGCTTGGGGACCTTGATGgtgctgaatgttacaccacttgaaagatgggaatttaatgaaatatcaatttttgtgtatttttgcgtTGAACTTTGgtgacccctggcaaggtcactgTTTGGTTTTCTGTCAAGAAATTTTGGGAAAGTTCGTTTTTTGGTAGGTTCCAAGTTTAGATAGTAGAAGAGGACACTCAAATTATATAAAGAGTGAGTTCACACATCTGGACAGTAGGAAATGCTCATTGACCAGCACAGACTGCAGGTAGTGGTGTCAGAaagcttaaatttattttttttagatagaTTCGACAAACATTTGGAACAACTAGGAGATAAAAATTATTCTTGTCACTAAGCAAAAGGCAGGCAGATTGCACACTGGCAGTACATGCCAGCCCAGGAATGGTTACAAATTATAAAAGTGCCACACATTGATCTGGACATAGAGGCCAAACAGACCTCTATGTCCAGTAATTTACTTAACTAGGGACATTGTGATCAATGAGGAACAGTGGCTCTAAACAAATTGATGCCAGTTAGAGGAGTATCAAGAGATTTTACTACAGAAATTTTTCCAAAGTTGTCTTCTGCTGATTCAGAAGTATTTTGTCTCTAAAGATGTCAGTGCTGCAGCATGTTGGTCTTTAATTTCCTCATCTTTCTTTgacacatactgagattacctgtGTCCAGGCGAAGCATTCTGACAGCATCTGTGCTGCTGAAGAATCAGCTTCTCAGTGTCTTCGTCTCAGTCCGCCGGCGACTTCAGTCATCCCGTGTATAAAGAGATCGCTTTGGCTAATGGACAAATCAATCGCATGTCCAAGGATGAGCTTCGGATCAAATTGGCAGAACTGAAGCTTGACACAAGGTAACTCATGCCAACACGGCAAACATACGCTTTAAAGTTGGTGTTCTGAAACTAGGTCCATGAAGGGACTTTGGTCCTGTCGGTCATGACTGCTTGTTTCAATATTTCACTgaggtgtgtgcgcgtgtgtgtgtgtgtgctcaaagAGGTGTGAAGGATGTCTGAAGAAGAGGTTGAAGAGTCACTAAGAAGCAGAAGCTGCTACAGATGGCTGCTGCAGGAGGCCCCACTGACACCTACTACGACTACATCTGTGTGGTAGACTTTGAAGCTACGTGTGAAGAGGACAACCCGTCAGGATTCCTTCATGAAATTATCGAGTTCCCCATGGTCCTCATCAACACACACACCCTGGAGATTGTAAGTCCTGTTTGGCATTAATTTAGAATCTTTCTTGCTTTAATTTTCAGAGTGTAAAACTGTCTGATTTCCTATGCAGGTGGACACCTTCCAGGAATACGTCAAACCAGAACTGAACCCGCAGCTTTCAGACTTCTGCGTGAAGCTAACAGGAATAACTCAGGTTAACTGAGCTGAAATGTGTTGATTGGTCTTTGATTTTGTGTACTGAAAATGTTGTGTTGAGCAGAAACTGGTTGACGAAGCGGAGCCGTTCCTGGCAGTGCTTCAGCGAGTTGTAATCTGGCTTCAGGAGAGGGAGCTCGGCACAAAGTACAAATACGCAATTCTGACTGATGGGTACGAAGCATCACTTCAGTCATGCTGCAGAGTCTGAACTCAGTGTTTGGTTGCTAAAATAGTAAACTCCTGTTTGTTTTTAGGTCCTGGGACATGAGTAAATTCCTGAACATCCAGTGTCGCATCAGCCGAATCAGATACCCACAGTTTGCTAAGAAGTGGATCAACATAAGAAAAGCATACGGAAACTTTTATAAGGTTTGACTTTGTTACAATGATGTTACTAAGAGCTGAAGAATATTTCTGATGGAGCCAGTAAAGAAACTTTATTCATTGTTGTCTGAGTTCTGAGTCTTTCATTCATTTACACTTTGAGCTTCTCTGACGTTGTTGCCCTTTTGGAAATCACAGCAGCCCTTTGCATCTCGCTTTTGTCCTCCAGGTCCCGCGCACACAGACCAAGCTGAGCACCATGCTGGAACAACTCGGCCTGAAGTACGAAGGCCGCCCGCACTCCGGCTTGGACGACTCTCGTAACATCGCCAGGATAGCGCTCCACATGCTTCAGGACGGGTGCCAGCTGCGCGTCAATGAGCGCATGCATGCCGGACAGCTGCTCGCCATTCCCAGCACGGCCCCCATGGAAGGAGCATCCCCACCCATGAACCCCCGTAGCAGGGACTAGGTCCAGATCCTGGCCTTGAAACCAGAACCCCGGTTCTGTCTGGATTCTTTCCCATCACAAGATGTACAAGTATGAAACGCTGACATTTGACCACTCACGGATGAGGAAGCCTCTGACCACCACAGCTGATTTCTTTTCGTTTTCCAATCCTCGTGTCTGTGAGCTGAGAGGATTCTCGTCTGTTTCAGTGGTGTTGGTTTGTCAAAGCCTCCTCACGGAGCTGCTGACGTATGTGAAGCTGCTGCTGCAGAGAATCGCTCAGATATCAGCTCTGTCAGTGTAACAAGCACATAAGAAtatggctgaatctcaattctaccccttgacCCCTCCCcttcccccttcccctccgttttgcgcgggcacgagagacagagggggtctcaattctctttttggagcgaggcggaggggaaggcagagggctacaaacccctccgtttggagttattctggatgcacactccgtttggaggggtaggaggagcttactgctgtctccgaaaaaacaaacatggcgccgaaagagccgcacaaatgaagcagctttcattacaaattatgctgtttagaaagttataacttgccaaaaactttacagacagttgtctatgacagcaacgtgtctgctgctggatgcatgttgtgtatactgtcgttctgaagaatatcgtaacttcgctcatgtgctgaggcgttataatgcacatacacacgaatgctccgataagacacttttatatctcacaacggagaaaatcatgataaagtaagCATGTTAATTTGTACGTTCATTAATCTTTGGATcatagcgccccctgctgttggatttcaaggtctgtaacgtgtgtgtgtatttagtaaacaaacggagccctgaacacactcgactcctaataactttcaggcagaaaatgagaagtttcatcaatggaaataagttggaaaatatacacgcacatgtatatgtgtaacacataacctgacgtcctgacagactgatattatttgtcaaggaaatttctgaaGGAaatgggctggatgcaaaaaatgggagaatttgaaaaagaaatatcaggttaacagaactagatgcagcccaaacatacatacaggtgctggtcatataattagaatatcaagaaaaagttgatttttcagtaattccattcaaaagtgaaacttgtataatgtatacattcattgcacacagactgatatatttcatgtttattttaaataaactgttttcctgttttatcattagtattttatatggtcttttttattcattttattattttacttctttacttatttatgtttaaaaaaatttattgtgttttaatcttatttcattttattctgcttttaaatgatgtttgtgaagcgccttgaggtgattagttgtgatttggtgctatataaattaataattattataaattattttaattaattactaatcaattaatgattaatcaaataatattaattactattattattagtgttattaacaatcaattactaattaatactattaatgattattattataaattacaaattaattaacatgacatgattgcgatgcatcaaagaaatctgcaacttctatttctttgcatttacgcagaaaggcgagaaaataaaaagcaaacaggcaactgcaacaagttgcatttcaattgctatgttaacaaacagtgaagacggcagattgacacgggcagttttttttctcctaaggcggaggggtgtctcaattcatagggctagaggcatacccttcaccttaccccttgttttaaaggggaaggggaaggggtacaaaagaattgagattgggggtaaatGTGTTCAGCAGTGACTTCACTCCCGTGTTGCTGCTGTCGCTGTGGTCAGAACACTTCAGTCCACAAACTGACTTCATGCAGACTGGAAATGATCCTGTATGAACTTTTAGCTGCTGAGGTTTAGGCTGATTTATCGCTGAACAAAACCTGTTAAACTCAATGTCATTGCTCTTGGAAATCTGTGACTTCACGTGCAGCACAGCTGGTTGGCGACGGCTGCATGTTCATCCTTTGAGTTCCTTGAGTAAAAAAAATGGGTGTCGCAGCACAAATTGTTCGACATTTGACTGATTTCTAGCAGAGCTGCACAGAATTTAGATTTGTGTCCACTTTCATATTTGTGGTTTTTGGCCTTCAGCTGATATCAGTGAGAAAGAATCACCATCAGAATTATGAATTTCTAATTTTATCACaatttttatatattatattatatatatatataaaggagcCTTCTCTGAAGAATTTCCCCCTTCATGCATATAGTCAATCCATCAAATACtttagcactttttgatgttttattgggaattttgttttcctgatttgctTTAAATTGTTCAGCTGATGAAAAATGGTGAGCAAACTTACAAATTATTCTTAGTACTGCCATTTCAGTTGGTGCTTTGTGATCAGACCACACATGAAAGAATGAAAAGAACCAATAGTTCTTGACACGCTGACCCCTAGTGGTTCTGATGTGATGTACACGCAGCAGAATCAACGGCttcattttccacatacaaaTTACAGTATATGAGTGTCCTTTTGCCAAATGTCTTAACCAGCAGTCAAGAAAACAAAGAAATATTATTTAATCTTGTTTTGTaggatttattgatttattgtattaATACAGAATTTTTATTCTATGGCGCTATTTTAATAATTGGAACTATTCTAAAGAAACAGAATAAAGGATGTTTTTGTGTACTTGCGTACAAGCTTTGTTGCCTTTAACCTGGAAGATACACTCCAAATAAACTTTAACGGAGTCTAACTTTTTGTTAGACTCCATTAAAGTCTGCAGATTGTTTGCACTTGATTGATTTTAAATCACAAAATTTTTGTATTCACAAGATTTGAATTTGGAGGAATAAAACCATACACCACCTTTTTAACTTCATTCCAACAGTATCCAAAAAAAGCTCCAGAATGCAATCGCATAGTTTTGATGGCTCAAGTTCATGTTTGAAGAATGAAAAgttacttttattttgaaggcgcTTTATTGGTTTCAtaggccccccccccaaaaaaaaaaacaatcatatgGCCACATGACAATAAAAGGATAAGTCAAGTACCACACATGCACTGTATATTCTTTTAATATCACCTTTCATGTGTTCAGACTTTTTTGTTTACAGGTTTTGGGCTTTATAAGCACAAAAACATTTGTATCCAAATCTGCCACATTGTTAAATATGTTGGCGCTTATAGAGCTGAAAATTTTCTGAGGTCACAGAGGCTTCTAGTAGTTTCCTTTGGGGTTTTTAAGGTTCATTGATTTTCATGATCATAACTTTCTCTGGCACTGCAGTCAGATACACAACACATTACTATAATTTGTATAAAGTACTTGGGGAGTCATTGTGAGGCGGTTTTCTGGGTGTGAATCCGTGCAGGAGGCGCCTCACACGCACGTGCTGTACAGGGTGACTTTGTGGCTGATCTCCTCCAGGAGCCGGTGCACCATCTGCTCCAGCTCCAGCAGCTCAGCGGCTTTGGCCTCTAGGAGGCGCTGGTTCACCTCGTAAGAGTTCTCCAGTTCTGAGCAAACAAGAcagcaggaagtgatgtcatcaaCATGAGCTACTTCACAGACAAAATTACAAATAAGCCTTTTCATGGTGTGGACCCGTGGCTTTTTGTGTTACAGTTTCTGAGATGTGATGAATGaatcaacaataaaaaaaatagtccataCTGTGGTTATAAGTGAGAGATGTTCAAATGTGacataaacaaaattagacagtttTATATACCTTTTAAAAAAGCAGATTTGTGTGATGACctggaaacaaaataaactaTTTGATTCGAGCCACTTCAGCCAGTAATGTGGACGTAGCCTTGGATCACACACAAATGATTACAAATAATTATATAT
The window above is part of the Thalassophryne amazonica chromosome 22, fThaAma1.1, whole genome shotgun sequence genome. Proteins encoded here:
- the eri1 gene encoding 3'-5' exoribonuclease 1, whose amino-acid sequence is MAAAGGPTDTYYDYICVVDFEATCEEDNPSGFLHEIIEFPMVLINTHTLEIVDTFQEYVKPELNPQLSDFCVKLTGITQKLVDEAEPFLAVLQRVVIWLQERELGTKYKYAILTDGSWDMSKFLNIQCRISRIRYPQFAKKWINIRKAYGNFYKVPRTQTKLSTMLEQLGLKYEGRPHSGLDDSRNIARIALHMLQDGCQLRVNERMHAGQLLAIPSTAPMEGASPPMNPRSRD